The following coding sequences are from one Phycisphaerales bacterium window:
- a CDS encoding DUF2625 family protein → MRPLEELDDPSASSWAELRSVLLAAQGAVVAEAEYSAGADELLRLQVTTRSYLGCLARHTGGVVLDDGWTRMLGSRSDQSPFSITSMTAVLGWDGAPPAGIVVGIDVLGGVFAINGGALGETHKQRVFYFDPAALSWECLELSHSQWVTSMLNHDAREEFYADLRWAGWRREVAALTPSQGFSIYPPLFTKESKPLAATSRVPVPLLELINLNFDMARQLSA, encoded by the coding sequence ATGCGACCGCTTGAGGAACTCGACGATCCCTCGGCATCCTCCTGGGCCGAGCTTCGGTCCGTGCTGCTAGCCGCGCAAGGAGCGGTGGTCGCTGAGGCAGAATATTCCGCTGGGGCCGACGAGTTGCTTCGGCTGCAGGTGACAACCAGGAGCTACCTCGGCTGCCTGGCCCGTCACACGGGAGGTGTGGTTCTCGATGACGGCTGGACCCGGATGCTGGGCAGTCGGAGTGACCAGTCTCCCTTTTCGATCACATCAATGACCGCAGTGCTAGGGTGGGACGGTGCGCCGCCAGCCGGCATCGTCGTGGGCATCGATGTCCTCGGAGGCGTGTTCGCGATCAACGGCGGCGCTCTCGGGGAGACCCACAAGCAGCGGGTGTTCTACTTCGATCCCGCAGCTTTGAGCTGGGAGTGTCTCGAGCTGAGTCATTCCCAGTGGGTGACATCGATGTTGAACCACGACGCACGCGAAGAATTCTACGCGGACCTCCGATGGGCTGGTTGGAGACGCGAGGTGGCAGCGCTCACGCCCTCGCAGGGCTTCAGTATTTACCCGCCACTGTTCACGAAGGAATCGAAGCCGCTCGCAGCAACGTCTCGGGTCCCCGTGCCGCTGCTCGAACTCATCAACTTGAACTTCGACATGGCCCGCCAGCTCTCAGCCTGA
- a CDS encoding DNA-directed RNA polymerase subunit alpha C-terminal domain-containing protein — protein MAHDPLDTVIGVSDSVRRDPAAAGKHLANAERLDKEGDRVGAVAELRKAVTLDPDNHQILFKLGYLLDLLGEEDEALALYERCVATPPAMVNALLNLAVLYEDRGEYANAERCLRQILDTRPNHIRARLFMKDVQASREMVVVEEQDRDIFKRKALLDTPVTDFELSVRARTCLKKMNIRSLGDLLRITEAELLSYKNFGESSLVEIKKMLTAKGLRLGQGLEDAHRQARRALIEQYKGTGKETVLAKPVSELQLSVRARKALQLLSIQTLGDLASHTEAELMGIKNFGATSLKEVKDKLVEYGLGLRKLES, from the coding sequence TTGGCCCACGATCCTCTCGACACTGTGATCGGCGTTTCTGATTCCGTCCGTCGCGATCCGGCGGCAGCGGGCAAGCACCTGGCCAACGCGGAGCGGCTGGACAAGGAGGGCGACCGCGTGGGTGCGGTGGCCGAGCTGCGGAAGGCGGTGACGCTGGATCCGGACAACCACCAGATCCTGTTCAAGCTGGGGTACCTGCTGGACCTGCTGGGCGAGGAGGATGAGGCGCTGGCGCTGTACGAGCGGTGCGTGGCGACGCCGCCAGCGATGGTGAACGCGCTGCTGAACCTGGCGGTGCTGTACGAGGACCGCGGGGAGTACGCGAACGCGGAGCGGTGCCTGCGGCAGATCCTTGACACGCGCCCGAACCACATCCGGGCGCGGCTGTTCATGAAGGACGTGCAGGCGAGCCGCGAGATGGTCGTGGTGGAGGAGCAGGACCGCGACATCTTCAAGCGCAAGGCGCTGCTCGATACGCCGGTGACGGACTTTGAGCTTTCCGTGCGGGCGCGGACGTGCCTGAAGAAGATGAACATCCGCAGCTTGGGCGACCTGCTGCGGATCACCGAGGCGGAGCTGCTGAGCTACAAGAACTTCGGCGAGAGCAGCCTGGTTGAGATCAAGAAGATGCTGACGGCCAAGGGGCTGCGGCTGGGCCAGGGCCTGGAGGATGCGCACCGCCAGGCGCGCCGGGCGCTCATCGAGCAGTACAAGGGCACCGGCAAGGAGACCGTGCTGGCCAAGCCGGTGTCGGAGCTTCAGCTGAGCGTGCGGGCCCGAAAGGCGCTGCAGCTGCTGAGCATCCAGACGCTGGGCGATCTGGCGAGCCACACCGAGGCGGAGCTGATGGGCATCAAGAACTTCGGCGCGACGTCGCTCAAGGAAGTGAAGGACAAGCTGGTGGAGTACGGGCTGGGGCTGCGGAAGCTCGAGTCCTGA
- a CDS encoding NAD-dependent epimerase/dehydratase family protein has product MERLAKIGGSSKTPDTPPPFKRAAVFGATGGIGRELVKDLVERGIPTRVVSRSAPNLARNFSQGLIEHCQADIRIPTAAIGAAHGCDVIFLCAGVSLENYEDHVLMARSVAQAMVENNASCLAISGYWSTASCATIMLHDRALPGAPAHAVSRLAKLRHIQEDILLGANACVAQLPDFFGPGASVSMINDAIASIAKGSTATWPGDPEAPRDFLFVPDAGRPLVELATRKDGMGKRIPLPGSGPMQPRLILEAAAARLNETLKLRAASPFMIKLAARFNEKYRNLLDLYPIYNTAHSLDPLPAKSLLGQYYTTPYPAAIDRTVRWMTGHAEAA; this is encoded by the coding sequence ATGGAACGGCTGGCGAAGATAGGGGGCTCTTCTAAAACCCCCGACACCCCTCCCCCCTTCAAGCGGGCCGCGGTCTTCGGCGCGACCGGCGGCATCGGGCGTGAGCTGGTAAAGGACCTCGTGGAACGCGGCATCCCCACCCGCGTCGTCTCGCGCTCCGCCCCCAACCTCGCCCGCAACTTCTCGCAGGGCCTCATCGAGCACTGCCAGGCCGACATCCGCATCCCCACCGCCGCTATCGGCGCGGCCCACGGCTGCGACGTCATCTTCCTCTGCGCCGGCGTCTCCCTCGAGAACTACGAGGACCACGTCCTCATGGCCCGCTCCGTCGCGCAGGCCATGGTCGAGAACAACGCCAGTTGCCTTGCCATCTCCGGCTACTGGTCCACGGCCTCCTGTGCCACGATCATGCTTCATGATCGTGCCCTCCCAGGCGCCCCCGCCCACGCCGTCTCGCGCCTCGCCAAGCTCCGCCACATCCAGGAAGACATCCTCCTGGGCGCCAACGCCTGCGTCGCCCAGCTCCCCGACTTCTTCGGCCCCGGCGCCAGCGTCTCCATGATCAACGACGCGATCGCCAGCATCGCCAAGGGCTCGACCGCAACCTGGCCCGGCGACCCCGAGGCCCCGCGCGACTTCCTCTTCGTCCCCGACGCCGGCCGCCCGCTCGTCGAGCTCGCCACCCGCAAGGACGGCATGGGCAAGCGCATCCCGCTCCCCGGCTCAGGCCCTATGCAGCCCCGCCTCATCCTCGAAGCCGCGGCCGCGCGCCTCAACGAGACCCTGAAACTCCGCGCCGCCTCGCCCTTCATGATCAAGCTCGCGGCCCGCTTCAACGAGAAGTACCGCAACCTCCTCGACCTCTACCCCATCTACAACACCGCGCACAGCCTCGACCCGCTCCCCGCGAAGTCGCTGCTCGGCCAGTACTACACCACGCCCTACCCCGCCGCCATCGACCGCACCGTCCGCTGGATGACCGGCCACGCCGAGGCCGCGTGA
- a CDS encoding aminotransferase class I/II-fold pyridoxal phosphate-dependent enzyme yields the protein MTSGTMAESAGKVAAGSVFDARTDAVLAQLRAGGQYKHLQMIEGPMGATVKVKGYGECLCFCSNNYLGLADHPEVVEAGVRALREYGAGTASVRFICGTFSPHEELERRIAEYMGTEAAYTFVSCWNANESVFATLCEPGDMIISDELNHASIIDAIRLATVIKKGVHKGVYKNNDLAGLETRLREARANKDVTGQIWVVTDGVFSMEGSIADLPAMRRLCDQYGAMLVVDDSHGHGVMGKTGRGTHEHWGMLGKAEGGKRKAENGEVDIFTGTLGKALGGGAGGFIAGPRRVVELIVQRGRPTLFSNALPVAVACSASKAIEILMKEPQRVEKLRANVAAARAGIKSAGFEVLESPTAILPIIVHDTARAIAMSKKLLEMGVFVIGFGYPVVPEGHARLRVQVSAAHEPKHIEGLIAALKKLK from the coding sequence ATGACGAGCGGCACGATGGCGGAGTCTGCGGGCAAGGTTGCGGCCGGTAGCGTCTTTGACGCCCGTACCGACGCGGTGCTGGCTCAGCTGCGGGCGGGCGGCCAGTACAAGCACCTGCAGATGATCGAGGGGCCCATGGGGGCCACCGTCAAGGTGAAGGGGTACGGCGAGTGCCTGTGCTTCTGCTCGAACAACTATTTGGGGCTGGCGGACCATCCGGAGGTGGTGGAGGCGGGGGTGCGGGCGCTGCGCGAGTACGGCGCGGGCACGGCGAGCGTGCGGTTTATTTGCGGCACGTTCTCGCCGCACGAGGAGCTGGAGCGGCGGATCGCGGAGTACATGGGGACGGAGGCGGCGTACACGTTCGTGTCGTGCTGGAACGCGAACGAGAGCGTGTTCGCGACGCTGTGCGAGCCGGGGGACATGATCATCAGCGATGAGCTGAACCACGCGAGCATCATCGATGCGATCCGGCTGGCGACGGTGATCAAGAAGGGCGTGCACAAGGGCGTGTACAAGAACAACGACCTCGCGGGGCTGGAGACGCGACTGCGCGAGGCGCGGGCGAACAAGGACGTCACGGGCCAGATATGGGTCGTGACCGACGGCGTGTTCAGCATGGAGGGGTCGATCGCGGACCTGCCGGCGATGCGGCGGCTGTGCGACCAGTACGGGGCGATGCTGGTGGTCGATGACTCGCACGGGCACGGCGTGATGGGGAAGACGGGGCGGGGGACGCATGAGCATTGGGGGATGCTGGGGAAAGCGGAAGGCGGAAAGCGGAAAGCGGAGAACGGGGAGGTCGACATCTTCACCGGGACGTTGGGGAAGGCGCTGGGTGGTGGGGCGGGTGGGTTTATTGCGGGGCCGCGGCGGGTGGTGGAGCTGATCGTGCAGCGGGGGCGGCCGACTTTGTTCAGCAACGCGCTGCCGGTGGCGGTGGCGTGCTCGGCGAGCAAGGCGATCGAGATCCTGATGAAAGAGCCGCAGCGGGTGGAGAAGCTGCGGGCGAATGTCGCGGCGGCGCGGGCGGGGATCAAGAGCGCGGGGTTCGAGGTGCTGGAAAGCCCCACGGCGATTTTGCCGATCATCGTGCACGATACGGCGCGGGCCATTGCGATGAGCAAGAAGCTGCTGGAGATGGGCGTGTTCGTGATCGGGTTCGGCTACCCGGTGGTGCCGGAGGGGCACGCGCGTCTGCGGGTGCAGGTCTCGGCCGCGCATGAGCCCAAGCACATCGAGGGGCTTATCGCGGCGCTGAAGAAGTTGAAGTAG
- a CDS encoding glycosyltransferase, with protein MLPPLLISLPTGLTIGGVQVWAARLTSELAARGHTTALLLHPEESAPLDIPLHPALQVFRLPSHPISDIPHPTFAPLRASRGDLSPYLPTYRHAITTLNQQTQQPVICIPQHLGDSAGLFAALTRDIPDQFRIAGWCQLDSPYDLRVLDFYSPVIAHIAAVSDHLEHTLRARIPHARIWNIPNATPIDASNPPRPRLNTARPRLLYLGRLDRDIKRVLALPTLSRTLTQLGLRHTLTIIGNGPARDDLARACAGLDTIILRDAATPGEVPALLDDHDIFILPSRAEGLSLALLEALSRGCVPFITHTESGAAQVINSSNGVLVPTPTTADEHAAGEDLARAIAANLHRLPHLSRAAIASITSSRYTLAAQADAAEAFLRAAASEPPLIWPQDRNPSFTAPSPHGSGCTPPDAEHHLRALLDSLAHRTLLIHGVGNHTTELLHIYQEHAHHIAAFTDDNPAAHNTTLLNRPVIAPLDAHTTGATDVIISSWLHQGAIHARRATYEAQGLAVHRIYDNIASVL; from the coding sequence GTGCTCCCCCCCCTCCTCATCTCCCTCCCCACCGGCCTCACCATCGGCGGCGTCCAGGTCTGGGCCGCACGCCTCACCAGCGAGCTCGCCGCCCGCGGCCACACGACCGCTCTCCTCCTCCACCCCGAAGAGTCCGCCCCGCTCGACATCCCCCTGCACCCCGCATTGCAGGTCTTCCGCCTGCCTTCACATCCGATATCCGACATCCCACATCCGACATTCGCCCCCCTCCGCGCCTCCCGGGGCGACCTCTCGCCCTACCTCCCCACCTACCGCCACGCCATCACCACCCTCAACCAGCAAACACAGCAGCCCGTCATCTGCATCCCCCAGCACCTCGGCGACTCCGCCGGCCTCTTCGCCGCCCTCACCCGCGACATCCCCGACCAGTTCCGCATCGCCGGCTGGTGCCAGCTCGACAGCCCCTACGACCTCCGCGTCCTCGACTTCTACTCACCGGTCATCGCGCACATCGCGGCCGTGAGCGACCACCTGGAACACACCCTCCGCGCCCGCATCCCCCACGCCCGCATCTGGAACATCCCCAACGCCACCCCCATCGACGCGAGCAACCCGCCGCGCCCGCGCCTCAACACCGCCCGCCCGCGCCTGCTCTACCTTGGCCGCCTCGACCGCGACATCAAGCGCGTTCTCGCACTTCCCACCCTCTCGCGCACGCTCACGCAGCTCGGCCTCCGTCACACGCTGACGATCATCGGCAATGGCCCCGCGCGCGACGACCTCGCCCGCGCCTGCGCCGGCCTCGACACCATCATTCTCCGCGACGCCGCCACACCCGGCGAGGTTCCAGCCCTCCTCGACGACCACGACATCTTCATCCTCCCCTCCCGCGCCGAGGGCCTCTCCCTCGCCCTCCTCGAAGCCCTCTCCCGCGGCTGCGTCCCCTTCATCACGCACACCGAGTCCGGCGCCGCCCAGGTCATCAACAGCAGCAACGGCGTCCTCGTCCCCACGCCCACCACCGCCGACGAACACGCCGCGGGCGAAGACCTTGCCCGCGCCATCGCCGCCAACCTCCACCGCCTGCCCCACCTCAGCCGCGCTGCCATCGCCTCGATTACCAGCAGCCGCTACACCCTCGCGGCCCAGGCCGACGCCGCCGAAGCGTTCCTCCGCGCCGCCGCCAGCGAACCGCCCCTCATCTGGCCACAGGACCGCAACCCCAGCTTCACCGCACCCTCCCCCCACGGCAGCGGCTGCACGCCCCCCGACGCCGAGCACCACCTCCGCGCCCTCCTCGACTCACTCGCCCATCGCACCCTCCTCATCCACGGCGTCGGCAACCACACCACCGAGCTCCTCCACATCTACCAGGAGCACGCCCACCACATCGCCGCCTTCACCGACGACAACCCCGCCGCCCACAACACCACCCTCCTCAACCGGCCCGTCATCGCCCCCCTCGACGCTCACACCACAGGCGCCACCGACGTCATCATCAGCTCATGGCTCCACCAGGGCGCCATCCACGCGCGCAGAGCCACCTACGAAGCCCAAGGCCTCGCCGTGCACCGCATATACGACAACATCGCATCCGTCCTATAG
- a CDS encoding class I SAM-dependent methyltransferase: protein MPSTTAHPITFDPALLAKGPQAMKEWLGALRAFSRQLSPIDRATFLMALDSAIYEEEGYAAIAAGLHQGLHPKHALMRYHDFFVDNITAGERVIDLGCGVGALAASIAARSRACITGVDWSPENLAKARTAAANQNLSITYLEGDITTFRAPGQYDTIVLSNVLEHITHRPQRLAQWGEWYAPKRFLIRVPAFDRDWRVPWKQQLGVEWRLDPTHETEYTADQLLSELREANLTLTHLTTRWGEYWCVATT from the coding sequence ATGCCTTCCACCACCGCTCACCCGATCACCTTTGACCCCGCCCTGCTCGCCAAGGGCCCGCAGGCCATGAAGGAATGGCTCGGCGCCCTCCGCGCCTTCTCCCGCCAGCTCTCGCCTATCGACCGCGCCACCTTCCTCATGGCCCTTGACTCCGCCATCTACGAGGAAGAGGGCTACGCCGCCATCGCCGCGGGGCTGCACCAAGGCTTGCACCCCAAGCACGCTCTCATGCGATACCACGACTTCTTCGTGGACAACATCACCGCGGGCGAGCGCGTGATCGACCTTGGATGTGGCGTCGGCGCCCTCGCCGCCAGCATCGCCGCCCGCTCCCGCGCCTGCATCACCGGCGTCGACTGGTCACCCGAGAACCTCGCCAAGGCCCGAACCGCCGCCGCCAACCAGAACCTCTCAATCACCTACCTCGAGGGCGACATCACCACGTTCCGCGCTCCGGGCCAGTACGACACGATCGTCCTCTCCAACGTCCTCGAGCACATCACCCACCGCCCCCAGCGCCTCGCCCAGTGGGGCGAGTGGTACGCCCCCAAGCGCTTCCTCATCCGAGTCCCCGCCTTCGACCGCGACTGGCGCGTGCCGTGGAAGCAGCAGCTCGGCGTCGAGTGGCGCCTCGACCCCACCCACGAGACCGAGTACACCGCCGACCAGCTCCTGAGCGAGCTCCGCGAAGCCAACCTCACCCTCACCCACCTCACCACCAGATGGGGAGAGTACTGGTGCGTAGCAACGACCTGA
- a CDS encoding HAD hydrolase family protein: MAPQLSSIKLLVFDFDGVFTTNQVLVLEDGTEGVLANRSDGLGVGLLRERGLPLIAVLTAEVNPAPQKRCEKLKIPCVVAKNKLPALQTMIADRGLTADQVAYVGNDVNDIACMQHVALGIAVADAHEKCLAAAKLITKKPGGHGAVREVIDWFLDLPSP, from the coding sequence ATGGCCCCCCAGCTCTCCAGCATCAAACTCCTCGTCTTCGACTTCGACGGCGTCTTCACCACCAACCAGGTCCTCGTCCTCGAGGACGGTACCGAAGGCGTCCTCGCCAACCGCTCCGACGGCTTGGGCGTCGGCCTCCTCCGCGAGCGCGGCCTGCCCCTCATCGCCGTGCTCACCGCCGAGGTGAACCCCGCCCCGCAGAAGCGCTGCGAGAAGCTCAAGATCCCCTGCGTCGTCGCCAAGAACAAGCTGCCTGCACTGCAAACCATGATCGCCGACCGCGGCCTCACTGCGGACCAGGTCGCTTACGTCGGCAACGACGTCAACGACATCGCCTGCATGCAGCACGTTGCCCTCGGCATCGCCGTCGCCGACGCCCACGAGAAGTGCCTCGCGGCGGCCAAGCTCATCACCAAGAAGCCCGGCGGTCACGGCGCCGTCCGCGAGGTGATCGACTGGTTCCTCGACCTGCCTTCCCCTTGA
- a CDS encoding glycosyltransferase family 4 protein, producing the protein MRHATLILTFTESVSLATWRDTGMLAREWALYRELLPHYARIILVTHGHSTDPGILAPLLAPADAHKVHVVCNHDNLPPADYTAAAPARVAALIPADSPTIVKTNQMHGGELALAITNHLRSRNHPTALIARGGYPWSLFVESDKGPKSPEAHRTRAREHALCTAADLVVGTTQEMLDHLVARHALDPARTRLIPNYVDLTSDPTPVQQRDAATLLYAGQLVPRKRVHLLIEALSLLPKALRETTRLDVFGEGAERPSLRNLAEALTVNVTLTPRIPHHDLLARMHTCTIYVQASALEGHPKTVIEAMTTGAPVIAAQAPGLEVIAHNTDGLLVAPTPRALAAAIEDLLTHPRLRSRLGTAAAHTARRRYGLPTIVQLELAAHRDALLQPAAA; encoded by the coding sequence ATGCGCCACGCCACCCTCATCCTCACCTTTACCGAGAGCGTCTCCCTCGCCACCTGGCGTGACACCGGCATGCTCGCCCGCGAGTGGGCCCTCTATCGCGAGCTCCTCCCCCACTACGCACGCATCATCCTCGTCACCCACGGCCACTCCACCGACCCCGGCATCCTCGCCCCCCTCCTCGCCCCCGCCGACGCCCACAAGGTCCACGTCGTCTGCAACCACGACAATCTCCCGCCCGCCGACTACACCGCCGCCGCCCCCGCGCGCGTGGCCGCGCTGATCCCCGCAGACTCACCGACAATCGTCAAGACCAACCAGATGCACGGCGGCGAGCTCGCCCTCGCCATCACCAATCACCTCCGCAGCCGCAACCACCCCACCGCCCTCATCGCCCGCGGCGGCTACCCCTGGTCGCTCTTCGTCGAATCGGACAAGGGCCCGAAGTCACCCGAGGCTCACCGCACCCGCGCCCGCGAGCACGCCCTCTGCACCGCCGCGGACCTCGTCGTCGGCACCACGCAGGAGATGCTCGACCACCTTGTCGCGCGCCACGCGCTCGACCCCGCCCGCACCCGCCTCATCCCCAACTACGTCGACCTCACCTCCGACCCCACGCCCGTGCAGCAGCGCGACGCCGCGACCCTGCTCTACGCTGGCCAGCTCGTCCCCCGCAAGCGCGTCCACCTGCTGATCGAGGCCCTCTCGCTCCTGCCGAAAGCGCTCCGCGAGACCACCCGCCTCGATGTCTTCGGCGAGGGTGCCGAGCGGCCCAGCCTCCGCAACCTCGCCGAGGCCCTGACCGTCAACGTGACCCTCACCCCCCGCATCCCCCACCACGACCTGCTCGCCCGCATGCACACCTGCACCATCTACGTGCAGGCCTCCGCCCTCGAGGGGCACCCCAAGACCGTCATCGAGGCCATGACCACCGGCGCCCCGGTGATCGCCGCGCAGGCGCCCGGCCTCGAGGTCATCGCCCACAACACCGACGGCCTGCTCGTCGCGCCTACCCCGCGCGCCTTGGCTGCCGCCATTGAGGACCTCCTCACCCACCCCCGCCTCCGCTCCCGCCTGGGCACCGCGGCCGCGCACACCGCCCGCCGCCGCTACGGCCTCCCCACCATCGTGCAGCTCGAACTCGCTGCACACCGCGACGCGCTGCTCCAGCCCGCTGCTGCATAG
- a CDS encoding glycosyltransferase, which translates to MALISVALPVWRAAGTLREALGCVLGQTHRELEVLLVLNGSDAETRRVAMEQAAADGRVRVLEMAEASLPAALNLSLREARGEFVARMDADDWCGPERLARQASFLVEHPRVAAVGCGWEVEEDGRVTAVVRPPADPAEARWRLLVENPFAHGAMMLRRSAVLDMGGYDESMVRAQDYDLWVRLSARWGVCALPQVMYRHRRAPGGTYSASELQARHAAVVMTRAWAALPGGGDVSGELARAMGVEGGRALAMEALEARLREEPTRGALMAWLWVRGVLGAEKSVVEVCRGARAREVASLIKAAGASGVWLWGAGAHCGRVLELLRGTGLEVLGLVDDGLVGQERYGFVVSSPAAVRAGEDVLLASDAHEGALWEASRGARERGVRVWRLYSE; encoded by the coding sequence ATGGCTCTGATTTCGGTGGCGTTGCCGGTATGGCGGGCGGCGGGGACGTTGCGCGAGGCGCTCGGCTGTGTGCTGGGGCAGACGCACCGTGAGCTGGAGGTGCTGCTGGTCCTGAACGGGTCAGACGCGGAGACCCGGCGCGTGGCAATGGAGCAGGCGGCGGCGGATGGGCGGGTGCGGGTGCTGGAGATGGCGGAGGCGAGCCTGCCCGCGGCCCTGAACCTGTCGCTGCGGGAGGCGCGGGGCGAGTTTGTGGCACGGATGGACGCGGATGACTGGTGCGGGCCGGAGCGGCTGGCGCGGCAGGCGTCGTTCCTGGTGGAGCACCCGCGGGTGGCGGCGGTTGGGTGCGGGTGGGAGGTGGAGGAGGATGGGCGCGTGACGGCAGTGGTTCGGCCGCCGGCGGACCCGGCGGAAGCGCGGTGGCGGCTGCTGGTGGAGAACCCGTTCGCACACGGGGCGATGATGCTGCGGCGCTCGGCGGTGCTGGATATGGGCGGGTACGACGAGTCGATGGTGCGGGCGCAAGACTATGACTTGTGGGTGCGGCTGAGCGCGCGGTGGGGGGTGTGTGCGTTGCCGCAGGTGATGTACCGGCACCGGCGCGCGCCGGGGGGGACGTACAGCGCCTCGGAGCTGCAGGCGCGGCACGCGGCCGTGGTGATGACGCGGGCATGGGCCGCGCTCCCGGGGGGCGGGGATGTGTCGGGGGAGCTGGCGCGGGCGATGGGGGTGGAGGGCGGGCGGGCCTTGGCGATGGAGGCTCTTGAGGCGCGCCTGCGCGAGGAGCCGACGCGCGGGGCGCTGATGGCGTGGCTGTGGGTGCGCGGCGTGCTGGGGGCGGAGAAGAGCGTGGTGGAGGTCTGCCGCGGTGCGCGGGCGCGGGAGGTGGCTTCATTGATCAAAGCGGCGGGTGCGAGCGGCGTGTGGCTGTGGGGGGCGGGGGCGCACTGCGGGCGGGTGCTGGAGCTGCTGCGCGGGACGGGGCTGGAGGTGCTGGGGCTGGTGGATGACGGGCTGGTGGGGCAGGAGCGGTACGGGTTTGTGGTGTCTTCGCCTGCGGCGGTGCGGGCGGGGGAGGACGTGTTATTGGCGAGTGATGCGCATGAGGGGGCGCTGTGGGAGGCGTCGCGCGGGGCGCGGGAGCGCGGGGTGAGGGTGTGGCGGTTGTACTCGGAGTGA
- a CDS encoding glycosyltransferase, translating to MNVVALHRPAKVSGVSTAGLSAARLEAPHTPARPLIIGEALTDTDVAQSPLAGAPGVALCTWPKGADAVDQVLAVRDALRSLNVDVVLTNDLPHAFAAASLEHYRGTRCAAWLHSASHDGEALVTTCFELADAWRAVSHEGRRRALTVAAELGLELPPPRATAPAFIDVPGEPAPLPPLGGDHPLRLLYAARLEKHHKRVLDLAHLCDALAARAVHFHLTIAGEGPAERELRAALAPHSPRVTFTGAVPPARMSHLLHEHHLLLLVSASEAAPMCVMEAMAAARPAAITTSCGEATHWIRSHSDGLIIPTGDMPALAAALSTLVNSPGALHAMSSAAHARALQLFSPAARAPALNALFNEAAACPGDHATPDAITRRWTRTLHALSAIGPFAPERAAHLANLWLTELRAVGIDTAEVDLPLSVTPRPSPGERRLRRTLAHLRQQGRTRLALYGCGRHTAALASAIASTPELVAIIDDAAGTPHGPPPHIAGKPVLSPAHFPLLDAHALIISSDEHEREMLTRARTFADHVVPLYEAA from the coding sequence ATGAACGTCGTCGCCCTCCACCGCCCCGCCAAGGTCTCCGGCGTCTCCACTGCCGGCCTCTCCGCCGCGCGCCTGGAGGCTCCCCACACCCCCGCACGCCCGCTGATCATCGGCGAGGCCCTCACCGACACAGACGTCGCGCAATCCCCTCTCGCCGGCGCCCCCGGCGTCGCGCTCTGCACCTGGCCCAAGGGCGCCGACGCCGTTGATCAGGTGCTCGCCGTACGCGACGCGCTTCGCAGCTTGAATGTCGACGTAGTCCTCACGAACGACCTCCCCCACGCCTTCGCCGCCGCCTCATTGGAGCACTACCGCGGCACTCGCTGCGCCGCTTGGCTCCACTCCGCATCCCACGACGGCGAGGCGCTCGTCACCACTTGCTTCGAGCTCGCCGACGCCTGGCGGGCCGTGTCGCACGAGGGCCGACGGCGCGCCCTCACCGTCGCCGCCGAGCTCGGCCTCGAACTACCGCCCCCGCGCGCCACCGCCCCCGCCTTCATCGACGTGCCCGGAGAGCCGGCGCCCCTGCCGCCCCTGGGCGGCGACCACCCGCTGCGCCTGCTCTACGCCGCCCGTCTCGAGAAACACCACAAGCGGGTCCTCGACCTTGCCCACCTGTGCGACGCCCTCGCCGCCCGCGCCGTCCACTTCCACCTCACCATCGCCGGCGAGGGTCCCGCCGAGCGCGAGCTCCGCGCCGCCCTCGCACCCCACTCGCCCCGCGTCACCTTCACGGGCGCGGTGCCGCCCGCGCGCATGTCGCACCTCCTGCACGAGCACCACCTTCTGCTCCTGGTCTCCGCTTCAGAGGCCGCGCCGATGTGCGTGATGGAGGCCATGGCCGCGGCCCGCCCCGCCGCCATCACCACCTCCTGCGGCGAGGCCACGCACTGGATCCGCAGCCATTCCGACGGCCTCATCATCCCCACCGGCGACATGCCCGCCCTCGCCGCGGCCCTTTCCACTCTCGTGAACAGCCCCGGCGCGCTGCACGCCATGTCCAGCGCCGCGCACGCCCGCGCACTCCAACTCTTCTCCCCCGCCGCCCGCGCCCCCGCGCTCAACGCGCTCTTCAACGAAGCCGCGGCATGCCCCGGCGACCACGCAACGCCCGACGCGATCACCCGCCGGTGGACCCGCACGCTCCACGCCCTCAGCGCCATCGGCCCCTTCGCCCCCGAGCGCGCCGCCCACCTCGCCAATCTCTGGCTCACCGAGCTCCGCGCCGTCGGCATCGACACTGCTGAAGTCGACCTGCCGCTCTCCGTGACGCCGCGCCCAAGCCCGGGCGAGCGCCGCCTCCGCCGCACCCTCGCCCATCTCCGCCAGCAGGGCCGCACGCGCCTCGCTCTCTATGGCTGCGGCCGCCACACCGCCGCGCTCGCATCCGCCATCGCCAGCACCCCCGAACTCGTCGCCATCATCGATGACGCGGCCGGCACCCCCCACGGCCCTCCGCCTCATATCGCCGGCAAGCCCGTCCTCTCACCCGCCCACTTCCCCCTGCTCGACGCCCACGCCCTCATCATCTCCAGCGACGAGCACGAACGCGAAATGCTGACCCGCGCCCGCACCTTCGCCGACCACGTCGTCCCGCTCTACGAAGCCGCGTGA